The genomic interval TCGGGTCAACTACATGCCACCTCCCCAACTGCGCATCATAAAACCTGGCTCCGTAATCGTACCAATCTAATCCAAAATCTTCCTGTAATTCCTTTCCGTTGTAAAGATATTTATTTTTATCAATATCTGCAAGAGTGCTTTCCGAAAGGTCTGAAATACTCATTCCAAAAGGGTAGTAAGAATCGTCTTGTTCTACTTCATCTTGGTCGTTAAATGTAATTCTTGTATTTCCGAGATGGTCGGTGATATTATAGTGTCTTTTAATTGTAAAATTGTTTGTATTTGTAACGGTTATTCTTCCGTAATCGGTTATTATGTATTTTATATCGTTGTTTCCGTCATATACAAAATTTCCTACATAATCTGTTTGTTCAACACTTCTGTTAATAGTTATTAATTGTTTTTGAAGTTTTATTCCTGCAGCATCGTAGGTGTATATTATGCTGACGGCATCGTTTGTTCCCTCATAAACATCTATTACTTCGGGTAAATTTAAATGATTATATGAAATATTGTCAATTTGTTTGTTATCATCTCTGTATAAATTTCCGTTATCATCATAAAAATATTCTTTCAGTGTTCCTGAACCATAATCTGAAAATCCGTTATTTTGATGGGGATTGTCATCAACGTCATTTACTATTTTTATTCTGTTGCTCAATTCATAATTATAATAATCGTAATCTAAATTATCTATTTCGCCGTAACCTTCTTCTGTTTCTCCGAGGCGTGTCAGAGTTTCAATATTACCGTTAAGATCGTATGAATAGGTTGTGCTGTAACGGGTGTTGTTATCTGTTGCAGACAGAATTCGGTTTACACCGTCGTATGTAAATGCGTATGTTTTATCAGCATCAAATATCTCACTGTTCCAATCTATACCCGAAATATTACCGTTGTACTGTTTATTTGAACCAGTGTTATATTTTAATTTCATTGCAAAGAAATCAGAACCTCTGCTTTCAGGGTCGTTTATGTGAGTTAACCAACCGCGAATGTTATATTCATAGTCGATTTCTTGCAAAAATGAACTGCCGTTTTTATGAAGTTTCTTTATTACTAATTGTCCGAGTTCATCATATTCAGATTTTGAGGTAACTTTTGTATTATTTCCTGCGGTTTCAGTTACGCTTTCTAATCTGCTCATACGATCGTAATCGAAAACTTTTGTAATGGTAATATCATCTGCAGTTTCGCCTGTTATATTGTGTGTTTGTATTGTACTTAGAAGTTCACCGGTAAAATTGTATTCGTTTGAAATTCTGTCAATACCTTCTTTATGATTATTACCGACAGTTTCTATTACTCTGCCGTATTTATCGTACCAATTTACGGTGTAAAGATAATTACCGCTGTTGTCCAATATACGAGTTTTGCTTGCAGTAATATAACCTCTGACTTTATCGGATTTCGTAACTTGGAATTGATTAGAATATGCATAATCAGCTCCGAGGCTGTTTGAAAAATTGTATGTGTCGTAATATGTTTCAGAATATATAATACAATTATTATCTGTATTTGGAAATGCTGCGTTAGTGTATGCATCATTATCAGTATCATAGGTTTCCCAAAGAGGCATATCTTCATCATCTATATATGTTTGCATATCAGCTTGTCCTGTATTTGTATCATCGTGGTAACGTCCCGTAATAACAGGTCTGCTGAAAGCATCGTATTTTATAAACAACCAATTGTTATTATTTCTTAATTCCCCGTCTTGCGAAAGAACAAGATTATCTCTTTTATCATATATTAAATATATTTGTTCAGCTCCGGGCAGTTTCTTTTCTGTCATTCTTTTTCTGCCGTCGTATGCATAATAGTAACATAATTCGTAAATAGTCGTATTACCTGAATAATTTGCATAAACGGATAAACTCAGGTTTGCACTTGCTTTAGGCGGAATAACATATCTTAATAAACCGAAATCGTCATAAACATAATAAGTCTTCAAGGAATTTTCATCATCATTAGATTGGGTCATTATAACTTGCCCTTGTTTATTTTTGAAAACAACAGATTCTTTATCATTCTCATCAATTGTTACAGTTTTAAATAATTGATTCGCTGAATAAGATATGCCTTGTTTAATATCTCCGTCATTATTAACTTCCCATTTTTTTACAGCATCTGTTGTTGTATTTGCAGAATATTCAAAATCAACTGTATGCCCTGAATTTAATTG from Bacteroidales bacterium carries:
- a CDS encoding DUF6443 domain-containing protein; the protein is MMINKYIYIILILLTGINLKAQTPDDCYNREIDLHENPVEVARTSITFTNGFNTTGDNGDLHAYIDPLMFCGNDIPDNFVLNYIRVYTPIKDNATTDIPQHEGLNYSIWQENTQYFDGLGRLIQTTSSRVSPEGRDMVLPVKYDDAGRQIEELLPYYIDLEEIGTGSYRYDALDEQINFYNYFFSDGPNAKAEKDFDNSPLNRVMRQGAPGADWQLNSGHTVDFEYSANTTTDAVKKWEVNNDGDIKQGISYSANQLFKTVTIDENDKESVVFKNKQGQVIMTQSNDDENSLKTYYVYDDFGLLRYVIPPKASANLSLSVYANYSGNTTIYELCYYYAYDGRKRMTEKKLPGAEQIYLIYDKRDNLVLSQDGELRNNNNWLFIKYDAFSRPVITGRYHDDTNTGQADMQTYIDDEDMPLWETYDTDNDAYTNAAFPNTDNNCIIYSETYYDTYNFSNSLGADYAYSNQFQVTKSDKVRGYITASKTRILDNSGNYLYTVNWYDKYGRVIETVGNNHKEGIDRISNEYNFTGELLSTIQTHNITGETADDITITKVFDYDRMSRLESVTETAGNNTKVTSKSEYDELGQLVIKKLHKNGSSFLQEIDYEYNIRGWLTHINDPESRGSDFFAMKLKYNTGSNKQYNGNISGIDWNSEIFDADKTYAFTYDGVNRILSATDNNTRYSTTYSYDLNGNIETLTRLGETEEGYGEIDNLDYDYYNYELSNRIKIVNDVDDNPHQNNGFSDYGSGTLKEYFYDDNGNLYRDDNKQIDNISYNHLNLPEVIDVYEGTNDAVSIIYTYDAAGIKLQKQLITINRSVEQTDYVGNFVYDGNNDIKYIITDYGRITVTNTNNFTIKRHYNITDHLGNTRITFNDQDEVEQDDSYYPFGMSISDLSESTLADIDKNKYLYNGKELQEDFGLDWYDYGARFYDAQLGRWHVVDP